One Micromonospora sp. FIMYZ51 genomic window carries:
- a CDS encoding barstar family protein has translation MTDHAWHGLSDPLLVCSRGFVVELAAVLPTSGRFVVARLDGTRMADAGHVFYDFSDALFFPSYFGWNWNALSDCLRDLHWLPADGYLVIVDNAPQLLSDSIQDRHTLLRVLARAVRHWASPLGRPEGQVTPFTVLLLVDGDDEAVQLRQDITQALSGGH, from the coding sequence ATGACAGACCACGCGTGGCACGGTTTGAGTGATCCGCTCCTGGTCTGCTCACGCGGCTTCGTGGTGGAGTTGGCGGCGGTGTTACCGACGTCCGGCAGGTTCGTCGTCGCCCGCCTTGACGGCACGAGGATGGCGGATGCCGGCCATGTCTTCTACGACTTCTCGGACGCGTTGTTCTTCCCCAGCTACTTCGGCTGGAACTGGAACGCACTGTCCGACTGCCTCCGAGATCTGCACTGGCTGCCGGCGGACGGCTACCTGGTGATCGTCGACAACGCGCCCCAGCTGTTGTCGGACAGCATCCAGGACCGGCACACGCTCCTCCGTGTCCTCGCCCGGGCAGTTCGCCACTGGGCCAGCCCGCTCGGCCGACCGGAAGGGCAGGTGACCCCGTTCACGGTGTTGCTGCTGGTCGACGGCGACGACGAAGCGGTGCAGCTACGGCAGGACATCACGCAGGCACTGTCCGGTGGGCACTGA
- a CDS encoding aminoglycoside phosphotransferase family protein — MSADPDTVPVPVRRLVDAAVVRRLVASQFPQWADLPVRPVPCDGWDNQTFRLGERLSVRLPTAQEYALAVEKEHRWLPVLAPRLPLPVPVPVARGVPADGYGFGWSVYEWIDGEPARLDGIGDLTGFAEVLAAFLVALRRVDPTEGPQPGLHNWFRGGPLRVYDPQVRWAVEVLGGRIPREIVTEIWRSALGAVWDGRPVWFHGDVAPGNLLIRNGALAAVIDFGTCGVGDPACDVAIAWTLLSGPSREAFRARLDVDPATWARGRAWALWKALIVYAGAVHDDRAVAAEAHRVIDDIVSEYATPPGR, encoded by the coding sequence GTGAGCGCCGATCCAGATACCGTTCCGGTACCGGTTCGCCGCCTCGTTGACGCAGCGGTGGTGCGCCGGCTGGTGGCGAGTCAGTTTCCGCAGTGGGCCGATCTGCCCGTGCGGCCTGTGCCGTGCGATGGTTGGGACAATCAGACGTTCCGGTTGGGTGAGCGCTTGTCGGTACGGCTGCCCACCGCGCAGGAGTACGCCCTGGCAGTTGAGAAGGAACATCGTTGGCTGCCGGTACTCGCGCCGCGGCTGCCGCTGCCGGTACCCGTGCCGGTGGCGCGTGGTGTGCCCGCCGACGGGTACGGCTTCGGCTGGTCGGTCTACGAGTGGATCGACGGGGAACCCGCTCGTCTCGATGGCATCGGTGACCTGACCGGGTTCGCGGAGGTTCTGGCCGCGTTTCTCGTCGCGTTGCGCCGCGTCGATCCGACCGAGGGTCCGCAGCCGGGTCTGCACAACTGGTTTCGTGGTGGGCCGCTGCGCGTCTACGACCCTCAGGTCCGCTGGGCGGTCGAGGTCCTGGGCGGCCGGATACCCCGCGAGATCGTCACCGAGATCTGGCGGTCGGCGCTGGGGGCGGTGTGGGACGGTCGCCCGGTGTGGTTCCACGGCGACGTGGCCCCAGGCAATCTGCTGATCCGCAACGGCGCGCTCGCCGCCGTCATCGACTTCGGCACCTGCGGTGTTGGCGACCCGGCGTGCGATGTGGCGATCGCGTGGACGCTGCTGTCCGGCCCGAGCCGTGAGGCCTTCCGCGCCCGGCTCGATGTCGACCCGGCGACCTGGGCCCGCGGACGGGCCTGGGCGCTGTGGAAAGCTCTGATCGTCTACGCAGGCGCAGTACACGACGACCGGGCTGTGGCTGCAGAGGCCCACCGCGTCATCGATGACATCGTCTCCGAGTACGCGACGCCACCGGGGCGGTGA
- a CDS encoding transposase, giving the protein MAAPKKYPDELRERAVRLYRESDPKPVIRQLARQLGVHHEALRNWIRQDEADRGQRDDRPTTSDLEELRRLRRENAELKRANEILKAASAFFASELDPTRRRS; this is encoded by the coding sequence GTGGCAGCACCGAAGAAGTACCCCGATGAGCTGCGTGAACGTGCGGTGCGCTTGTATCGGGAGTCGGACCCGAAGCCCGTGATCCGCCAGCTGGCCCGCCAGCTTGGGGTGCATCACGAGGCGTTGCGGAACTGGATCCGCCAGGACGAAGCCGACCGTGGGCAGCGTGACGACCGGCCCACGACCTCCGACTTGGAGGAGCTGCGCCGCCTGCGGCGGGAGAACGCCGAGCTGAAGCGCGCCAACGAGATACTGAAGGCCGCGTCGGCTTTTTTCGCCTCGGAACTCGACCCAACCCGGCGACGGTCGTGA
- a CDS encoding tyrosine-type recombinase/integrase, whose product MHTESDLRVFLRWCADHDLDPLAAVRVDIERYVRWLQDVRRYQPSTVSRRLSVVVGFYRVCVIDAILEHSPADYVRRPTVPAESPTLGLGHLQFEALITTARKSSNPNDFALVALLGLLGLRIFEACGSNIADLGEEHGHRVLRVRGKGGKAVLVPLPPAVARAIDRAINERISGPILRNTHARRMDRHAATRRLKHLAHAAGIRMPRMHPHMLRHTFVTTMLDAGVSLRDVQIAARHADPRTTMRYDRARKNLDRHPNYILAAYMASGTKQALAALPMCAHLIVVTD is encoded by the coding sequence GTGCACACCGAGTCCGACCTACGCGTCTTCCTGCGCTGGTGCGCCGATCACGACCTGGACCCGCTGGCTGCGGTGCGGGTGGATATCGAGCGGTACGTGCGCTGGCTGCAAGACGTCCGCCGGTACCAACCCTCGACAGTCTCCCGCCGGCTGTCGGTCGTGGTCGGGTTCTATCGGGTCTGCGTCATCGACGCGATCCTGGAGCACTCGCCGGCCGACTACGTCCGCCGACCCACCGTGCCGGCCGAGTCACCGACCCTCGGACTCGGGCACCTACAGTTCGAAGCCCTGATCACCACCGCCCGCAAGTCCTCGAACCCGAACGACTTCGCCCTGGTCGCGCTCTTGGGTCTGCTCGGGCTGAGGATCTTCGAAGCGTGTGGGTCGAATATCGCCGATCTGGGCGAGGAACACGGCCACCGGGTGCTACGCGTACGTGGTAAAGGCGGCAAGGCTGTCCTCGTCCCGCTACCACCTGCGGTGGCCCGAGCCATCGACCGGGCCATCAACGAGCGCATCAGCGGGCCGATCCTGCGCAACACCCACGCTCGGCGGATGGACCGACACGCCGCCACCCGCCGACTCAAACACCTCGCCCACGCTGCGGGGATCCGGATGCCGAGGATGCACCCACACATGCTGCGCCACACCTTCGTCACCACCATGCTCGACGCCGGCGTCAGCCTCCGCGACGTGCAGATCGCCGCCCGCCACGCCGACCCGAGAACCACGATGCGCTACGACCGCGCCCGCAAGAACCTCGACCGACACCCCAACTATATCCTGGCCGCGTACATGGCCTCCGGGACTAAGCAAGCGCTCGCGGCTTTGCCGATGTGCGCGCACCTGATAGTGGTGACCGATTAA
- a CDS encoding HAD domain-containing protein has translation MIFIDIDGVLIPLRARPIGAGRQRSGSVGDGRDCYGNPLLDRLEPDDGRRLLALPGDLVWASTWMVEANEVVAPRLGLPALPVVDWIDDDEQPPYGVHWKTASLARWAAGRPFVWLDDEITDADRRWVAARHPHPSLLHRIDPHLGLTDTDLTAVRQWLDHRDKAA, from the coding sequence TTGATCTTCATTGACATCGACGGTGTGCTCATTCCGCTGCGGGCCCGACCTATCGGTGCCGGCCGTCAGCGCAGCGGCAGCGTGGGCGACGGTCGCGACTGTTACGGCAATCCTCTGCTGGATCGCCTCGAACCCGACGACGGTCGCCGGCTACTGGCCCTGCCGGGTGACTTGGTGTGGGCGAGTACGTGGATGGTCGAGGCGAACGAGGTGGTGGCACCTCGGCTCGGCCTACCCGCCCTGCCCGTGGTCGACTGGATCGACGACGACGAACAACCACCGTACGGCGTGCACTGGAAGACCGCCTCGTTGGCGCGGTGGGCGGCGGGGCGTCCGTTCGTCTGGCTCGACGACGAGATCACCGACGCCGACCGGCGATGGGTCGCCGCCCGCCATCCACACCCGTCGCTGCTGCACCGCATCGACCCGCACCTGGGACTGACCGACACCGACCTGACGGCAGTGCGGCAGTGGCTCGACCACCGTGACAAGGCAGCGTGA